Sequence from the Qipengyuania pelagi genome:
CTCGGAGAGTGTCTCATCGGTTTGCGCCTGGACATCGGCCTCCACTTCCTCGGTGGTTTTGACCGGTTCGATTTGGGTCTCAGCCTCCTGAGCGCACGCGGCAGTCGGGAAGGCCAGTGAAAGAGCGGCGGTCGCCGCCACGAGTTTCGATTTGCGCAGCATGATTATCCTCCTTTCGTTCGCTGCAAGGGAGCGTCGTTCGTGCGACGCTCTTTCGAGCTGCATGGCGGACAGGGTCATCCAATGAGGGCGGAGGTCGCTGATTTATTGTCTATCGCACACCACTCGTCGCCCGACCGGTCGACCCGGCCAGCCATGCCTCCCCGTCCGGCCCGAGTACTGGTGCACCCGACCCGGCGAGGATTTGCTCGAAGATCCAGGCTTAGGCCGCTTTCTTCTCGGCCTTGTCCTTCGACTTGCCGTCGGTGATCTGCGGCGCGTTGTCGTTGCCGCTTGCACCGATTTCGATCTTGCGCGGCTTCATCGCTTCGGGAACGACGCGCTCGAGCGAAAGCGTCAGCATACCGTTCTCGTAGCTCGCATCCTGGACTTCGACATAGTCGGCCAGCTGGAACCGGCGCTCGAACGCGCGCGTCGCAATCCCGCGATGGATCACCTCGACGCCGTCTTCATCCTTCTCGGCCTTTTCGCCGGAGATGATGAGCTGGTTCTGCTGAGCGGTGATGTCGATCTCGTCCGGACTGAAGCCGGCCACCGCGAGCGTGATGCGATAGCTTTCTTCGCCTGTTCGGGCGATATCGAAAGGTGGATAGCCGTCCTGCGTATCGACGCGAGAGCTTCGCTCGAGTGCGTCGAACAGACGGTCAAAACCGACGGTGGAGCGCCGGTAGGGGGTAAAATCGAATGCAGTTCTCATTTCCAAATCCTCCTTGTTGAGCAATCTGGGCACGAGAAGCGTCAGCGAACGAAAGAGCTGACGCTCTAATGTCCAACCAGACCTATTATGGCATCCGGCAATTTCTGATTTAGTAAGGTCAAAAGCGGTTTCAAGAGTCGAAATGCAGATTTTTATGCCTTTAATTCAGATGCTTGAAAGAAAAGCAGGCGCGCCCTTTCGAGCGCGCCTGCCAGTCTGCCAAGACTGAATTCTGGCGGTTCAGTAGTCCATTGCCGGCATCGGTGCCGGTGCATCTTCCTTAGGAAGTTCGGCCACGAGCGCCTCGGTCGTAATGAGCAGTGAGGCGACCGATGCCGCATCCTGCAGCGCCGTTCGAACGACCTTCGCCGGATCGATCACACCCGACTTCACCAGGTCTTCATACTCACCGGTCGCGGCGTTGAAGCCATGGTTGTAGTCGTCGCCTTCGAGCAGCTTGCCGACGATGTAGGCACCGTCTTCGCCTGCGTTCTCCGCGATCTGGCGGGCCGGGGCGCGCAGCGCACGGCGAACGATGTCGATGCCTGACTGCTGGTCATCATTGGCAGCCTTGAGACCTTCGAGCGACTTGAGCGCCCGCAGCAGAGCGATCCCGCCACCGGGAAGGATGCCTTCTTCGACCGCTGCACGGGTCGCATGGAGCGCATCGTCGACACGGTCCTTGCGTTCCTTGACCTCGACCTCGGTCGCGCCGCCAACGCGGATGACGGCCACACCGCCTGCGAGCTTGGCCACGCGCTCTTGCAGCTTTTCGCGGTCGTAGTCGCTGGTCGTGGTCTCGATCTGGGCACGGATCTGGCTGACCCGGGCGTCGATGTCGGCCCTGTTGCCGGCACCATCGACGATGGTAGTGTTGTCCTTGTCGATGATGACCTTCTTGGCCCGGCCGAGCATGCCAATCGTGACGTTCTCGAGCTTCGTACCAAGTTCCTCGCTGACAACATTGCCGGCGGTAAGGATTGCAATATCCTCCAGCATGGCTTTGCGGCGATCGCCGAAGCCGGGTGCCTTAACTGCCGCGACCTTCAGGCCGCCACGCAGCTTGTTGACAACGAGGGTTGCTAGGGCTTCGCCTTCGACGTCCTCGGCGATGATCAGCAACGGCTTGCCCGACTGCACGACCTGTTCGAGTAGCGGGATCAGCGCCTGCAGGTTCGACAGCTTCTTCTCGTGAATGAGGATGTACGGATCCTCGAGTTCCACCTTCAGCTTCTCGGCATTGGTTACGAAATAGGGCGAGAGGTAGCCGCGGTCGAACTGCATGCCCTCGACCGTTTCGAGCTCGGTTTCGAGGCTCTTGGCTTCCTCGACCGTGATCACGCCTTCGTTGCCGACTTTGTCCATGGCTTCGGCAAGGATGCGACCGACGGTTTCGTCGCCATTGGCGGAAATGGTCGCGACCTGTGCGATTTCGCTGTTGGCGGATACCGTCTTGGCGTGGCTTTCGATGTCCTTGACGACAGTGCCAACCGCAAGATCAATCCCGCGCTTAAGGTCCATCGGGTTCATGCCCGCAGCAACAGCCTTCGCGCCTTCGCGAACGATCGCTTGAGCGAGAACGGTGGCGGTGGTGGTGCCGTCACCCGCCTTGTCGTTCTGCTTGCTGGCGACTTCGCGCAGCATCTGTGCGCCCATGTTTTCGAACTTGTCCTTGAGTTCGATTTCCTTGGCGACGGTGACGCCGTCCTTGGTGATACGAGGGGCACCGAAGCTCTTCTCGATCACCACGTTGCGGCCCTTGGGGCCGAGAGTTACCTTGACCGCATTTGCAAGCGTATCCACGCCGCGGAGCATGCGATCACGCGCATCCGACGCAAATTTTACTTCTTTCGCAGCCATCTGGCCTGCTCCTTTCTCTTCCTTCGATTGAACCGAAGATCGGGTTGGTTGCTTACGCCGCCTTCTTGAGCTCGGCGGTGGTTTCGATGATGCCGAGGATGTCGCTCTCCTTCATGATGAGCAGGTCCTCGCCTTCGATCCGCACTTCGGTGCCGGACCACTTGCCGAACAGGATGCGGTCGCCCGCCTTGACGGCGAGTTCCACCAGCTTCCCGGCATCGTCACGCGCACCTGGGCCAACGGCGACAACTTCGCCTTCCATCGGCTTTTCTTTGGCAGTGTCGGGAATGATAATGCCGCCAGCGGTCTTCTCTTCCGCCTCAAGGCGACGAACCAGCACGCGATCGTGCAAAGGTTTAAAGTGCATGCATAACCTCCATTACAAAGCAATATGAACACGGAAATCTCCCCCATTTTCGGCAGGAGATTTTCGCGATCTAGTTCCGGCGGAAGCGGCTTCAAGAACCTCTCGGCGAGAAATTTGCACAGCTCGGCGACGCATGAATCGCCATGGATTGGCGCCGCATTCACATGATTCATTCGTATGCATCAGAGATATTGAAACGAAAGACCTGTTCACTAGTTTTTGGGAAGTTTCTCTAGGTTGGAGGATAAACAGTGAACATTATGAGAACTTTCATTCTGCTCGCTGCCCTGACCGCGCTGTTCATGGGCACAGGCTACATGATTGGCGGGACCGGCGGCGCTCTCATTGCGCTCATTATCGCGGGCGCGATGAATTTCGTGACTTATTGGAAGGCAGACAAGATCGTTTTGTCGATGCACAAGGCGCGCGAGGTGAACGCGAGGACCTCGCCCGATTTCTACAGCATCGTCGCGATCCTGGCTCAGCGCGCCGGTCTTCCCATGCCGAAAGTCTATGTGATCGACAGCCCACATCCCAACGCGTTCGCAACAGGCCGCAATCCTGAAAACGCGGCGGTCGCGGCTACGACGGGCTTGCTGGACATGTTGTCGCGCGATGAAGTCGCAGCGGTAATGGCGCACGAACTCGGCCATATCCAGAACCGCGATACGCTCATCATGACGATGGTGGCGACCATCGCTGGTGCGATTTCCATGCTGGCGAACTTCGGCATGATCTTCTCGAGTGATAGCCGGAATAACCCGCTGGCGCTGATTGGAGCGATACTGCTCGCTCCGTTCGCGGCGATGATCGTGCAAATGGCAATCAGTCGGACGCGCGAGTTCGGTGCGGACCGAGCGGGAGCTGAGATTTGCGGAGATCCCGATGCACTAGCCTCGGCGCTGCGCAAGATTTCTCACGCGGCGCGCCAGGTGCCGAACCCGGTGACCGAGCGGAACCCAGCTGCCGCCCAACTCTACATCGTTCCGACGCATGTGGGCGAGCTGTTCTCGACCCATCCCGCGACCGAGCGCCGGATTTCGGCACTGCGTGAATTGAAGCGCAGCACGCTGAGGCGGAACAGCTTTCCAGCGAACGCCCCTCGCTGGGCGGCAGGTATGAGGTCGAGCACTTCTTCCGACGGGCGGCAAAGCTTCACCCCGAGCGTTGAAACCACCAGCGGGCGGTTGATAAGGATGGGATGCTCCATCATCGCGTCGATGAGCTGCATGTCCGACAAGGCCAGATCGTCGAGACCGAGTTCGGCAAAGGGCGTGCCCTTTTCACGCAGCAGCTCGCGAGGGGTGATGCCGGCCCGCGCAATCAGGCTTTCGAGCATTGCGCGCGACGGCGGCGTCTTGAGGTATTCGACAACGTGCGGCTCGATCTTGGCATTGCGGATCATGGCGAGCGCGTTGCGCGAGGTCCCGCATTCGGGATTGTGATAGATGACGATGTCGAAGGTCATTGGGCGCCCTTGGCCTTGGTGCTGGCACCTTCCTCGCGCCCGATCTCGGCGAGTTTGCTGCGCATTGCCATCTCGTCGATGGTCTTGATCGGCAGCATCAGGAACAGTTCGATCCGACGCTTGAGATAGCTCAGGGCATCGAGGAACGCCTTGCGTTGATCCTCGCCTTCGACGGCGGCGGGATCCTCCACGCCCCAATGGGCGGTGATAGGTTTGCCGGGAAATACGGGGCAGCTCTCGCCGGCGGCGTTGTCGCAAACCGTGAAGATGAAATCGAACTCGGGTGCACCTGGTTTCGTGAATTCATCCCAGCTTTTCGAATGCAGGCCGTCGGTCGGATAGCCGAAGTTGACCAGCACTTCGATCGCCATCGGATGCACATCACCCTTGGGCTGACTGCCAGCGCTGTAGGCAGCGAACTGGCCTTCGCCCATCCTGTTCATCAGCGCTTCGCCCAGAATCGAGCGCGCCGAATTCCCGGTGCAGAGAAACAATACGCTGTAAACCTTGTCAGACATCGGAACCTCGAAATGAGCGGTGGTTGGTGATCAGGGCTTGCAGGCAGCAATCTCGGAGAAATCGGCGCAGAGCAGCGGATCCCCCTGGCAGCAATCTTCCATCAGAAAGGCGAGCAGCTGCCGCATGCCGGCGTAATCCGCGCGGTAGCGGATCACCCGGCTCTCGCGCTGCGATGTCGCGAGGCCTGCCCGCTCGAGGTTGGCAAGGTGATGCGACATCGTGGAGGCGGGAACGCCGCAACCCTGCGCAATCTCGCCCGCCATCAGCCCGTTCGACCCCGCCTTCACAAGCATGCGGAAGACCGACAATCGCGTTTCGTGCCCAAGGGCTTGGAGGGCATCGACGGCCCAGATCTGATTGCCCTGTGTCATGCGAATCTCCGTTTGCTTTGAATGCGTCATAAGGCACCTGTGCACCGGCGCAATCGATAATTCGAGTATAATCGAAATTAAGTATTTCTCCCGAGTATTCTCCCCGACAGAAAAAAAGTTGCTCGCCAGAATTTGCGTGTATTGAGGGCGGCACGCTCGTCCTTTGAGGTTGATAGATTTTGCAAGAACTGAAGACGAAACAGGGCATCCGTCTCTCCTCCACCCGGTG
This genomic interval carries:
- a CDS encoding Hsp20 family protein, which codes for MRTAFDFTPYRRSTVGFDRLFDALERSSRVDTQDGYPPFDIARTGEESYRITLAVAGFSPDEIDITAQQNQLIISGEKAEKDEDGVEVIHRGIATRAFERRFQLADYVEVQDASYENGMLTLSLERVVPEAMKPRKIEIGASGNDNAPQITDGKSKDKAEKKAA
- the groL gene encoding chaperonin GroEL (60 kDa chaperone family; promotes refolding of misfolded polypeptides especially under stressful conditions; forms two stacked rings of heptamers to form a barrel-shaped 14mer; ends can be capped by GroES; misfolded proteins enter the barrel where they are refolded when GroES binds), with the translated sequence MAAKEVKFASDARDRMLRGVDTLANAVKVTLGPKGRNVVIEKSFGAPRITKDGVTVAKEIELKDKFENMGAQMLREVASKQNDKAGDGTTTATVLAQAIVREGAKAVAAGMNPMDLKRGIDLAVGTVVKDIESHAKTVSANSEIAQVATISANGDETVGRILAEAMDKVGNEGVITVEEAKSLETELETVEGMQFDRGYLSPYFVTNAEKLKVELEDPYILIHEKKLSNLQALIPLLEQVVQSGKPLLIIAEDVEGEALATLVVNKLRGGLKVAAVKAPGFGDRRKAMLEDIAILTAGNVVSEELGTKLENVTIGMLGRAKKVIIDKDNTTIVDGAGNRADIDARVSQIRAQIETTTSDYDREKLQERVAKLAGGVAVIRVGGATEVEVKERKDRVDDALHATRAAVEEGILPGGGIALLRALKSLEGLKAANDDQQSGIDIVRRALRAPARQIAENAGEDGAYIVGKLLEGDDYNHGFNAATGEYEDLVKSGVIDPAKVVRTALQDAASVASLLITTEALVAELPKEDAPAPMPAMDY
- the groES gene encoding co-chaperone GroES, whose product is MHFKPLHDRVLVRRLEAEEKTAGGIIIPDTAKEKPMEGEVVAVGPGARDDAGKLVELAVKAGDRILFGKWSGTEVRIEGEDLLIMKESDILGIIETTAELKKAA
- a CDS encoding arsenate reductase ArsC, producing MSDKVYSVLFLCTGNSARSILGEALMNRMGEGQFAAYSAGSQPKGDVHPMAIEVLVNFGYPTDGLHSKSWDEFTKPGAPEFDFIFTVCDNAAGESCPVFPGKPITAHWGVEDPAAVEGEDQRKAFLDALSYLKRRIELFLMLPIKTIDEMAMRSKLAEIGREEGASTKAKGAQ
- a CDS encoding ArsR/SmtB family transcription factor; the encoded protein is MTQGNQIWAVDALQALGHETRLSVFRMLVKAGSNGLMAGEIAQGCGVPASTMSHHLANLERAGLATSQRESRVIRYRADYAGMRQLLAFLMEDCCQGDPLLCADFSEIAACKP